The genomic region ACGCCCAGGCCGCCGCCGGCGGCGACGATCGCCGAGATCGCCGCGACGGCCGAGCTGACCCGCGCGACGGGGAACTCGTCGCGGATGATGCCGAACGACAGCGGGAAGACGGCGCCGCCGATGCCCTGGATGACCCGGGCGATGATCAGCACGCCGATGTTGGGCGCGATCGCCGCCAACAGGCAGCCGAGCGCGAGCGCGGCGAGGGAGACGACCAGCATCCGTTCCTTGCCGACCATGTCGCCGACCCGGCCGAGGATCGGCGTGAAGATCGACGCGGAGAGCAGGTACGCGGTCAGCACCCAGGTCACGGTGTTCTGGGAGGTGTGCAGGTCGTGCTGGATCGTGGGCAGCACCGGGGTGATCAGCGACTGGAGCATCGCGAAGAAGCCGGCGCCGGCCGCGAGCACGAGGAAGGTCAGCCGACGCGAGCCGCGTCGGGTGGTCTCTGTCACGGAGGGAACTCCAATGGGTACGGGTGGGACGGCGGTCGCGAGTGCCTCAGGCACCCGGCCGGCCCGGGGTGGGGAAGGCGGGCATGGCCGCTCGCGCGGGTCCGGCGGCGGCCCGTGGGGGCGCGGCCGGGGGGACCTGGCGGCGGTGGCGGCGGGAGCTGCCGGTGTCGAGCCAGTTTTCGGGCATGGCGGCCTCCTTGGTCGGTGTGTCCGTTTCGCCGGTCCGTCTGGGTGGGCCGGCGCGCGAATCCCGGCGTAAGCTATCCGGAGGCACGGCTCCGGTCAGTTTCGGAGGAGTGCCTCCACTAAGCTAGCGGAGGGGTGCCTCCGGTTGCAACCGAAGCGAGGTGACGCGCGTCATGACCGGCGCCGAGCAGCTGGGTGAGGTCTTCCTGCGGCGTCCCAAGCGGGCCGATGCCCGGCGGAACTACGACTCCCTGATCGCCGCGGCCCGGGAGGTGTTCGCCGAATCCGGGTCGGGCGCGTCGCTGGAGGAGGTCGCCCGGCGGGCCGGGGTCGGCATCGGCACCCTCTACCGGAACTTCCCCAGCCGGCGGGACCTGTTCGAGGCGGTCTACGTCGAGGAGGTCCAGGCGCTCAGCCGCTCCGCCGCCGACCTGGCCGACCTGCCCCCGTGGGACGCGCTCGTCGCCTGGTTGCACCGCTTCGTCGCGTACGTCGCCACCAAGCGGGCGCTCGCCGAGGAGCTGGTGCACGACTCCGAGGTGTTCCGCAGCTGCCGGATCGAGATCTACGCCGCGGGTGAGCCGCTGTTGCGGCGGGCCCAGGAGGCCGGCGCGGCCCGGCCGGACGCCAGCTTCGAGGACGTCGTGCGGCTGATCAGCGGCATCACGGCGTACCAGTTCATGGAGCCGGCCCAGCGGGACCGGGTGCTGGCGATGGCCCTCGACGGGCTGCGGTACGGGACCGGGTCGCGCTGAGGACCCGGGCCGCGCTGGCGCAGGCCGGATCGCGCTGACGCGGCCGCGCCCACGACCCGGACCGCGCTGGCGTCGTGCCGGCGGCCGCCGGGTCGCGGTCAGGCCTCGGCGATGTGGGCGTTGCCCGGCCGGCCCCACGGACCGGTGATGGCGAAGACGTAGCCGGGCGACTGGATGTTGGCGAACAGGATCGTGCCGTCCGCGCTGAACGTCGGGCCGGTGAAGCCGCTGTGGTTCAGCTCGTTGCGCGCCAGCGGGTACGCCGTGCCCTGCGTGGTCACACCGACCAGCTGGGAGACACGCTGGCCGTCCTCGGCCAGGATCACCCCGCCGTGGGGCGAGACGGTGACGCGGTCCGGACCGTGGTGCCCGTCGGCGCCCGGGTCGACGATCCCGCCGAAGACCGTCGTCAGGGTGACGGTCTCGCTCCTCGGGTCGTAGAACCAGACCTGGCCGTCGTGCTCGCGGACGCCGCCGTCGTCGTGGCGGGCGTAGCCGGCCACGAGGTACGTGCCGCCGTCGGCCCACCAGGCGCCCTCGACCTGGTGGCTGCGGGTCAC from Micromonospora sp. WMMD812 harbors:
- a CDS encoding TetR/AcrR family transcriptional regulator; the protein is MTGAEQLGEVFLRRPKRADARRNYDSLIAAAREVFAESGSGASLEEVARRAGVGIGTLYRNFPSRRDLFEAVYVEEVQALSRSAADLADLPPWDALVAWLHRFVAYVATKRALAEELVHDSEVFRSCRIEIYAAGEPLLRRAQEAGAARPDASFEDVVRLISGITAYQFMEPAQRDRVLAMALDGLRYGTGSR